The genomic interval ATCCCAGATAAACACCCTGCATATCTTTGTATGCGATCACATCAGGAATGGAATTGATCATGGAGGCCATAAGGGAACGCTGTAGAGAGATTTCCAGTTCAATCTGTTTTTGGCGTGTAATATCGGTAAACGTTCCAACCATGCGAAGGGCCGACCCATGGGCATCACGTTCGACCACTCGGCCGCGATGCATGACCCACTTCATCTGGCCATTTTTCATTTTACAAGGATATTCACACTCAAAACCGGCCGTGAGCCCTTCCAGATGCCGATCATACTCCTTTAACACCATGGCTCTATATTCATCGGCAATGATGGCTGTCCATCCCTCTTGGGTGTGTAAAATATCCGTTTTAGAGTACCCAAACATATCGTACCAGCGCGGACCGAGGTACAGACTGTTCTGCTTTAAATCAAGATCCCACAATCCTTCATTAATCGCCTCAAGAACGAGCCTGAACCGTTTTTCACTTCGACTCAGCGCTGCGGCCATGTGCTTACGTTCAGTAATATCCAGCATGTATCCGTCATAATGCAGAACCAGACCCACCTCATCGCGAACCAGTGACACAAAAGTATACACCCACCGCGTTTCACCATCTGGGCACACGACCCGATAATCCACCTCGAAATATCGCGCCGAAGACTGTTGATAAAAGGAGAATAAATTCCGCACACGTGCCACATCCTGGTTTTCCAGAATGCTCCAAAAACACCCCGGCTCGTCTAACAGCTCTTCTGCCGTCCAGCCAAACTGCCGTACATTATCTGAAATATATTCAGGCGACCAGTCCTGCTCTGCACTCCAGCGCCAGACGACAACGGGCCCTTCAATAAACAGGTTCCGCTCGCGGGCGAGCTGTTCGCTGAGTTCCTCCAGACGCGCTACATGTTCTGACAACGCGGCGGTTCGATGGGCCACACGCTGCTCCAGTTCCTGATTAAGCTGACGAAGTTTCCGCTCAATATGTGTTCGATCTTTAACCTCCACCTCCAGCGTACGGTTTTTTTCAAGTATTTCCTGTGAGCGCTGATAGACCATTTCTTCCAAATGCTGCTGTTGCTGCTGCAACTGACGACCACGGTCATTCACCTGCCCAATCAGCTTGTTGAACGCGCGGATCAAATCACTGATCTCATCGTTGTGCACCGGATCCTCTAACGGCGTTTCATAGTTCCCGGACTCAGACATCGCTGAAATCCTGCGGGTAATCCGTATCATTCGACGGGAAATCACCTCCTGCAGCGTCACAGCAATGGGAAAAGCAATGGCGATCCCGATAAGCAGAATAATCCCGCTCATCATTTTGAAATGCCCCGGCGCGGCAAAGAGCTCATTGTTTGAAAAATGAACCGTGATGCGACCAACAACACGCACCCCGTCTGTTATGCGGCGAGCCACCGCTGCAACATCATCCCCATCCAGCGAGACCCCCTCACGCTTGAAATGGACGACAATCTCCCCGGCTTGATCAGTAACCCGCACACTGTAAATGCGCGGCATGGCCATCAGTTTATCCAGCATGGGATTTCCACCGGACGAGCGGTTGAATACGATTTTGTCTTTGTAAAAAACCGCAGCTATTTCAACCATACGGGCATCATCGGCCAAAACCCGATGACACAGCTCCGTGCGTTCCATGATGCGAAAGGCCGACACAGCAATAATCAGAACCAAAACACTGTTAAGCAAAATGGCAGCAGTAAGTTTCCAGCGAATACTCATATTTCGGATAGCCCGCATACTCAAATACCAAACTAACGTGTTGCAATTGTTAAAATTAAATACTATCCAATTATCCCTAACAGGACAGGATGATTAATCAATACAAATCATACGATGTAGTCTCCCGCTAAAGCTTTTAGAAAGGATTGTTTTGCATGAAGCATTTTCCCTTTAACTATTTCTTGATGAATATACCTATGAAAAGATTCCTGCGGGCCGGGTTACAGGGTCTCATGATTTCAGTGGCCTGTTTCAGTCTTCACGCGCAGGAAACCTTGGTGATCACAGATGAAGAAGAAGACATCTCCACCGTGGACAATCAGTCATCCGTCACCACGGAAACATTGGAAATCCAGATTCAGAATAAAACTGCAGAACAAAGCAAACCCGCCGTCCAACCCGTGCGCGATGCGGCGCTGCAGGGCGTCTATGAAGGTGCTGTCAATGGACGCGGACTGGCTGAAGGACTGGGCAGAGCACAGGGAAAAGACCAGTACGAAGGAGAATTCAAGAACGGTGTTCCTGACGGGGAAGGAACCTATACCTGGGCCGAAGGCGATGTGTATGTCGGTCAATTTTCCAATGGAGATCTGGATGGCACGGGGACGTATACCCTCAGCAACGGCGATAAATATGCAGGGCAGTGGAAAAATGGTCAAGTACACGGCATGGGCACCTTTATCTGGACTAACGGCAATCGTTATACAGGCAAATACGAAAATGATGAACGGAATGGTAAAGGAACCTTTATCTGGGCCAATGGAGATACCTACGAAGGGCAGTGGAAAAAAGGCGAGCGAGATGGAAACGGCGTGTTCACCATGGCCAATGGAAGTGTGTATGACGGAGAGTGGAAAAAAGATACTGTCAACGGGAAGGGCGATTTCAGCTGGCCCAACGGGGATTCGTATGCCGGAGAATGGAAGCATGGCGTGCGCGATGGCCAAGGCGAATTCCATAGTGCCAACGGCGACACCTATCAGGGAGAATGGAAAGACGGTGAACGCAGCGGCAAGGGAACATTTTTAAATGCCAATGGCGATAAATATGTCGGGTTCTGGAAAAATGACAAACCACAAGGACAGGGAACCTTTATCTGGGCTGGCGGCGACCGCTATGTCGGGGAATATGATAAAGGGAATCCTGTTAGTGGATGGTATTATTACGCCGACGGATCCAAAGAGCGATTCCCATCCGAAATAACTGCACCGCAGGAATAAAAAGCGATGCTCCGCTATGATGATGGCCAATGATCACACCGCTTTGTGGATTTATGTCTGTTCGCCCGGCAGTATCATAACGCAACAGTTGCAAAAGCAACGTGATCCGCAGCAGCGAATCCTTCTAATCCATCCAGGGGCAGCGTTTACAATGAATCAGTTTACGCTGACAGCACTGGATGACCAGACCGATGTACTCACTTGTGCGGCCTCGCTCCGTATTTTGACTCAGACCATCGGTACATGCCTGGCCAAAGGGCGGGAACATACGCTGCAACTGAGTATGGAACACGAAATAAATGCGGCATTACCAGAATTTACCGCACTGGTCGCGTCGGCTGCGCGTACCACCATGGACAACTTCAGCATGGATGCCTCTCGCGGTATTATTTTTATGCGGGCATCGTTATTGAATCTGCCCGCCATGGCCAACGCATCCGTAACACAACTGCCTCAGCTCTCTCAAAATATCAGGGCGGTGGTATGCGGTGCCGGACCGTCCCTTTCCCGACATTTTGACGTACTGAAAACCATGCGCAATAATTACGTCCTCGTCGCCGTAGGTCATGCCGTACCCACACTGCTCGGACAAGGTCTGACGCCTGATTTAGTGGTCGAAGACGATCCACGATCCGGGATGGATAACTGGCCTGACGATATGGACACCGCCTCGTTGACGCTCATTGCCGCCACAACCGTCGACCCGACCCTCGCGCCGCGTTTTACCCGTACGGCTTGGTGTCAGGCCTCCTCCCCCGCGTTCAATCTGCTGGCCGAGGAACTTACGATCCCTTTACACAACATGACGTTATATAAAACCGTCACAACCCACGCCATTGATGTCGCCCTGCGGCTGGGCTGCGATGACGTGGCACTGATTGGACAGGATTTCTGCCTGAGCGATGCCGGGCAGTCCCATGTAGATCACACCACCCTGCCGGCAGGAGAACAACTGCTCTACACGGCGGCCAATGCCCCGGGGAAACAAGTTCAGACAACACTGGACCTGAATATACTGCGCCAGGCCGTTCAGGAATACATGGCCTTTGTCTGTGCCCAGCTCCAATCTCTGGGTCGCAAACCGCGCCTGGTCAACTGTACGGAAGGCGGCGCACGGATTGAAGGCACATTGCGTATGCGCCTGCAGGATTTTCTTCGCAGAGCACCAACGCCCCCGCAACTCCATGTAAAAACAAGGAATTGGCCCTGTGCCGTTAAAAAAATACATGAACTGGCTGCTACGACACAGATCAATGCATCGACTCAATCAGACGGCTCGATTCTTGCCTCCTGGATTCAGGAAACAACCAAACGACTGGTTCACCAGCTGCAACGCACGCATCCGTCTCTTTCCGAACGGGATCTCGCGGCTAAACAACAGCTGTTCGCTAAAGATTTAACCCATGTGATTACACGTGATCTGCAGGACGTTAAACACCGGCTCAGTCAGAAAAATGCAACCAAGCCGACCCGCAACCCACATGTTCTGGATTGCAGCATGAAGTGGAATCTGGACGCATTATCCGACAGTCATGATGCACAGCACAAACAATTGACTTCTCCCGTCCCCGCATCTTTCCCCGTCTCTGTCCGCTTTCGCTGGAAAAATCAGGTCATTCCCTGGATGGCGTATTTCCAGCCCCAAAGCAAAGAATGGATTGCACCGACGGGTCTGTGGTCGATGATGGACGATGCCCAAAGAGATAACGAACAGTTTTCCAAGGCATCGGCCTTTGATCCCGACCGCGATATACTGGTGGTCATCGCCCCCTGCAACTGGGCGCATGTGCTGCAATGGGTACAACAGTACCCGGCGATCCACCTGCTCGTCATAGAACCCTGTCCCCATGTGCTGTCGGACATCATGAAGCAGGGGCTGTTTATGCACATGCTGCCGGAATCAACGACCCTGTGTCTGACCCCTGACCTGTGCGAAAACGAGTATCAACGCATGATTTGCTGCGTAGAAAAGGCTAAAAAGGACGGACGAAAATGCTGCTGTTTTACCCCTCCTCGCGCACGGAAAATCCCCGCCATAGATGATTATTTTAAACGCATATCGAACGAGGTAACTGCCGTATGGAATTCTTGACCATCATTCCCGCCCGCGGCGGTTCTCGCGGAATCCCAGGAAAAAACATTCGCGATGTGGCAGGACAGCCATTGATCGCCTGGACGATTCAAGCCGCACAGCAGGCAAAGCAAACGCATCACATTGTCGTGTCCACCGATGATCAGGCCATTGCCGAGACAGCCCGCCAATACGGGGCGGAAGTCATCATGCGCCCTGCCGAACTCGCCGGTGATTCGGCCTCGTCCGAATCGGCACTCATTCATGCCGTGGAATCGTGGACCGTACAACATGGATATCGGCCTGACGGCATCTTATTCCTGCAGTGTACATCGCCGCTGACCGCTCCTGAGGATATGGACGCCGTCATCAGTAAAATCAGCGAAGAACAGGCCGACTGCGCCTTAACAGTGACACCCTTTCACTATTTTTTGTGGAAAAATGAAAAGGAACAGGCCGTTGGAATTAATCATCACGCCGGCGTCCGTCCCTTGCGACAGGAACGCGAACCGCAATTTATTGAAACCGGTGCCGCCTATGCGATGAAAACAGATGGGTTCCTTGAGAACAAACATCGCTTCTTCGGGCGTATTGCTTTGGTAGAAATGCCTGCCGAACGCGTTCTTGAAATCGATGATCCTCCCGATCTGGAGCGAGCAGATTACCTGCTGAGACTGCGCGCCCCTTCGAAATCGGGCCTGCCCACGCCATGCCGTGGCGTGGTTTTTGATTTTGACGGGGTCTTTACTGACAACAGCGTCTACGTCGACGAAAACGGCAGGGAAAGCGTCCGCTGTCATCGCGGCGACGGAATGGGCATCACTCAGCTAAAAAAAAGCGGCATTCCCATACTCGTTCTTTCATCAGAAGAAAACCCCATCGTCACCCATCGCTGCAAAAAACTGAATATTGAATGCATTCATCACTGCGCCAACAAGTGGCCTGTGCTGAAGGAATGGGCAAAAAAACAGGCGATCGACATCCGGCAGATCGCATACGTGGGCAATGATATCAACGATATCGAGTGCCTTCAGAAAGCAGGCTGCGGCGTGGCCGTGGCCGATGCCGCCGAATCGGCAAAGCAGGCCGCCGATATCATCCTGATACACAACGGCGGCCATGGTGCCGTCCGCGAAATGTGCGACCTTATCCGCCAGCAATTTTAGACGGAATCAGTAGGTATTCACAATGACAAGGGAGCAATCTGGCTGACATCCACCTCAAAGGAAACCGACTGCTGAATCATTTCAAGTGAAATCACCACCCGCGTCTTACCCTTGATCGTAATAATCGGGCCTTCCAGTCCTTTAAACGGCCCAGAAAGAACTTTGACCACTTCCCCTTCACATAAAAAGGGCAGCACTTCTACAATCGAATCGGATTCCACGGCCTTTTTGAGATCATTCAGCTGACGTACAAAAACATCCTGCTGATACACTTCTATCACGTTGGCTACATACTGATTCTGACGGATGTAATATTTTTTATCCACCGGCACTACTGCAAAGACATATCCGGGAAACAGCGGCTTCATAAACACACGTTCCCGCTTGCCATATACCCGGATACTGTGTTGCAGGGGTAAATACACAAGGAAGCCTGCCTCCACCATAAAATAGGCGGCCTTCTTTTCACATCGTGGTCGACAATGAACCACCAGCCACTGCTCCGACTCCTGCGGAACGCACAACTCACCCTCAGGCGCATATCGTGTGCAATCATCATGTAACCCCATATGCCTCATTCTCCGTGTAAGATCTCTACCAACCAAAGTGAAAACGTAGTCGGTCAGACTAGCACAACTGATTTTTCATTGCAACGATGTTCCACAGCGGAACTTACAACATGCTGGGGATAAATAGGAAGGATAAAATGGCTCCGGCGACAAGATTCGAACTTGTAACCTAGTGGTTAACAGCCACCCGCTCTACCATTGAGCCACGCCGGAACATTTTGTGTTTCAAAAACGATGGCTACAATATCGAGAACGGCTCTAAAGTCAAGTGATTAGAATCATCTTTTTTCAAAAAAATCGCTTTTTCCTAAATCAGCATCTATCATGCGCTTTTTTAATCTTTAAACGATGAGCAGAATCATGACGATATATACAGATGAAAACCCTCTATTTCTTGCTGACGAGCTGGCCAATCGAATGCAGCGGCTCCGCGCTCAGTTAACGATTCACGACCCAGAATGGAAGCAGGCCGCCATCATGGGCCGCACCAATGTGTTTTATTTAACCGGCACCATCCAAAGCGGCGTCGTATGGATTCCACGTGACGATGAGGCTGAATTCATGGTGCGACGCAGTTTTGAAAGGGCACGCCATGAATCGCCCTTTCCTAAAATTACCCCTATGCGCAGCTTCAGAGCACTGGCGGAACAGAAGCGACACGTCGGAACACGTATTTATGTCGAGACTCGCCAGCTTTCACTGGATTATTTTGAATTGTTTAACAAATATTTCGGCTTTACGGACATCCGGTCGATCAATCCGGTGTTCGATCTGGTGCGGGCCGTGAAAAGTACCACCGAATTGACTTATTTGCGACAGGCAGGCGCCATTCATAAACATGTTTTTGAAGACCTGCTGCCCGATATGCTCCAGGAAGGCATGAGTGAAGCGGAGCTTACCGCTGATTTGATGCAGACCATGATCCGTCAGGGCCATCAGGGCGTTTCACGAGTACAGGCATTTAACTCCGAGCTGTTTCTCGGACAGATCTGCTTTGGAACCAGCAGCATGTGGGGAAACATCTTCGATAGTCCGGGCGGCGTTCGCGGCTTCAGCGCAGCGGTTCCGCTGGCAGGGTCCACCTCCAGAACGCTTCAAGCGGGTGACATCGTCTCTGTTGACACTGGATGTAACTTTAACGGATACCACACAGACAAAACGGTCACAGCGTGCTTTAATGGCCGAATGAGTCAATATGCATCCGACGCCCACCAGCAATGTATAGATATTCAAAACAAGGCGGCATCCATGCTGCGTCCCGGCGCGATTCCTGAAACCATTTATCGCGACAGCCTGGCTCATTGCCCTGAATCATTCTTGCGTATTTTCATGGGTACAGGCTCAGATCAGGTACGTTTTCTCGGCCATGGTGTCGGCCTGGCTATCGATGAATGGCCTGCACTGGCCAAAGGATTTACCGTCCCGCTGCAGGAAAACATGGTTATTGCTCTGGAACCCAAGGCATGGATTCCCCATGAAGGGATGGTTGGAACAGAAAATACGTTCATTGTTACTGCCAACGGCGGTGAACTCATTACATAAACCGGGACAGACTCCGCTTTCGGCCCCGTATGATAGTACTGCTTTTTGTTTGATCGCAAAACCCCTGTTCGCCTATTCTTATGTGCTGGACCGAAAACAATCCATTCCTTTTACCGGACTGAAGGGGCAAGACGCATGAGCACAGAGAAAAACCTGCAGCTCGAAAAAAACGACAGTGATCTGTGCCTGCATCTCACTGGCGAATGGGAACAGCTGGCGACCATCCCTGATCTGCCGGATGTCGATCTCGATGGGATCACCACGCTGTCCTTTGATACAACAAAACTGGGTGCATGGAATTCCTGCCTGCCGGTCTTTCTTGTCAAAGTGGCGGCCTATTGTGAAACGCACCATCTGATCCCGAATTACAGCAGTCTGCCCGAAGGCGTTATCGGATTGTACAGACTGGCCACGACGGTGGAAGAACGACAAGGCGCACGGCGGACACAGATTAAAAGCGGCTGGGTCAACCGTCTGGGTCAAGCCACTGTAAAACATCTGGATGCCGTCAAGGATATCGTCACCTTTGTGGGTGAATTTGCGATGGCCTTCGGACGGATGTGCCTGGGCAGAGCCACGTTCCGACGCGTTGATTTTCTGGAGGCACTCAGTGAAAGCGGCCCGCAAGCACTGGGTATTGTTACACTGATCAGTGTTCTTGTCGGCACAATCCTCGCCTTTCTCGGAGCCGTTCAACTTAAAATGTTCGGTGCAGAAATCTATATTGCCGACTTGGTGGGCATCGGCATGATGCGGGAAATGGGCGCACTGATGACCGCCATTATTATGACGGGTCGCACAGGAGCCGCCTTTGCCGCACGACTGGGCACCATGCAGGTAAACGAAGAAATCGACGCACTGAAAACGCTGGCATTCAACCCCATGGAATTCCTGGTGCTTCCCCGGGTGCTGGCGATGTGTATTATGATTCCCTTGCTCACCATCTACGCAAATATTCTGGGTATTCTTGGCGGCGCGGCGGTAGGCGTAGGGATGCTGAATCTTACCCCTGTTCAATATTACATCGAAACCCAGTCCAGCATGGGACTGACCAGTATGGCCGCCGGACTCATTAAAAGCATCGTATTCGGCATTATCGTAGCGATGGCAGGCTGTATGAACGGCATTCGTTGCGGACGAAGTGCGCTGGCGGTGGGCGAAGCGACAACCAACGCTGTGGTTTCCGGCATTGTCGCGGTGATTGTTGCCGACTCATTGCTAAACATTCTTTACATCGTAACTGGATTTTAATCATGACACCGGAAATCCATCCCGTATCAAAAGGAAGCCCGCACATCGTCGCAAATCATCTCACCATGGCCTATGGCAGCTTTGTGATTCAGCGCGATCTGAATTTCACCATCAACCGGGGCGATGTGTTTATCATTATGGGCGGAAGCGGCTGCGGAAAAAGCACTCTGATGCGCCATCTCGTCGGACTGCAATATCCCGCCGAGGGGCAAATCATCATTAACAACGAAAGTTTCTGGGATCAAAATGAGACTGGACAACAACAGCTCATGCGCAAAATGGGAGTGATGTTCCAGAGCGGTGCCTTGTGGAGCTCCATGACACTGGCCGAAAATGTGGCTCTGTCGCTGGGAGAATATACCGATCTCAATGCACGGGATATCCACGATATCGTATCCTATAAGCTGGCATTGGTGGGTCTCAGCGGCTTTGAAGAGTATTACCCGTCTGAAATCAGCGGGGGCATGCAGAAGCGGGCCGGACTGGCACGGGCTATGGCGCTGGATCCTGAAATCCTGTTTTTCGACGAACCCTCCGCAGGACTGGATCCCATCAGTGCTAAATTGCTGGATGACCTGATTATGGAACTGAGCCAAAGCCTCGGTGCGACGATTGTCATCGTGACCCACGAACTCGCCAGCATCTTTGCTGTGGGCACCAATTCTGTCTTTCTTGATGCCGATACAAAAACCATGATCGCACAAGGCCCTCCCCTTGATCTGCTCCATCATTGCCCGAATCCCAAAGTACGTCTGTTTCTCCGACGCGGAAAATCCGAATCTAAACCTGTAAACCCCGAAAAGACGGTGGAAATATGAGTAAAAAAGTTAATCCAACCTTGGTAGGTACCTTCGTTTTGGGAGCGGTTGCGCTGGCCGTCGCATCGGTTATCGTTTTTGGCGGAGGATCGCTTCTTGATAAAAAACACAAAATCGTGCTGTGCTTCAGCGAAAGCATCGACGGACTGGACATCGGATCTCCGGTCAGCTTTATGGGCGTGAGAATCGGTTCTGTTGCTTCTATTGAACTAATTGTCGATGGCGACGACGGCGACGTCTTCATGCGACCTGTAACCATATCCGTCGAAGCCAATCGCGTGACCTACATTGGAAATAAAGCAGACCGGACGAGCCCCGAAGAAGGCCTGGAAATGCTCATCCAGAACAAAGGGCTGCGGGCACAGCTGGCATCCCAGAGCATGCTAACTGGTAAACTTAAAATCCAGCTGGCATTCCACCCGGAAACACCTGTAAAACGGCGGAATATTCCCAGCCCGTACATGGAAATGCCTACGATTCCGTCCACTGCGGCCACCATCAAAAATACGATCGAACAACTCCCCATTGATGCCGTCATGAACGATATGCGTCAAACGCTCAACGGAATCAATCAGCTCGTAAATGATGCCGCCGCCAAAGCGATCCTCACCAACTTAAACACCACCCTTATCCAGTTAGATCAAACACTGACCACCGCAAGCAGTTTCATGTGCGGG from Spartobacteria bacterium carries:
- a CDS encoding ATP-binding cassette domain-containing protein is translated as MAYGSFVIQRDLNFTINRGDVFIIMGGSGCGKSTLMRHLVGLQYPAEGQIIINNESFWDQNETGQQQLMRKMGVMFQSGALWSSMTLAENVALSLGEYTDLNARDIHDIVSYKLALVGLSGFEEYYPSEISGGMQKRAGLARAMALDPEILFFDEPSAGLDPISAKLLDDLIMELSQSLGATIVIVTHELASIFAVGTNSVFLDADTKTMIAQGPPLDLLHHCPNPKVRLFLRRGKSESKPVNPEKTVEI
- a CDS encoding DUF115 domain-containing protein, producing MMMANDHTALWIYVCSPGSIITQQLQKQRDPQQRILLIHPGAAFTMNQFTLTALDDQTDVLTCAASLRILTQTIGTCLAKGREHTLQLSMEHEINAALPEFTALVASAARTTMDNFSMDASRGIIFMRASLLNLPAMANASVTQLPQLSQNIRAVVCGAGPSLSRHFDVLKTMRNNYVLVAVGHAVPTLLGQGLTPDLVVEDDPRSGMDNWPDDMDTASLTLIAATTVDPTLAPRFTRTAWCQASSPAFNLLAEELTIPLHNMTLYKTVTTHAIDVALRLGCDDVALIGQDFCLSDAGQSHVDHTTLPAGEQLLYTAANAPGKQVQTTLDLNILRQAVQEYMAFVCAQLQSLGRKPRLVNCTEGGARIEGTLRMRLQDFLRRAPTPPQLHVKTRNWPCAVKKIHELAATTQINASTQSDGSILASWIQETTKRLVHQLQRTHPSLSERDLAAKQQLFAKDLTHVITRDLQDVKHRLSQKNATKPTRNPHVLDCSMKWNLDALSDSHDAQHKQLTSPVPASFPVSVRFRWKNQVIPWMAYFQPQSKEWIAPTGLWSMMDDAQRDNEQFSKASAFDPDRDILVVIAPCNWAHVLQWVQQYPAIHLLVIEPCPHVLSDIMKQGLFMHMLPESTTLCLTPDLCENEYQRMICCVEKAKKDGRKCCCFTPPRARKIPAIDDYFKRISNEVTAVWNS
- a CDS encoding MORN motif-containing protein, producing MKHFPFNYFLMNIPMKRFLRAGLQGLMISVACFSLHAQETLVITDEEEDISTVDNQSSVTTETLEIQIQNKTAEQSKPAVQPVRDAALQGVYEGAVNGRGLAEGLGRAQGKDQYEGEFKNGVPDGEGTYTWAEGDVYVGQFSNGDLDGTGTYTLSNGDKYAGQWKNGQVHGMGTFIWTNGNRYTGKYENDERNGKGTFIWANGDTYEGQWKKGERDGNGVFTMANGSVYDGEWKKDTVNGKGDFSWPNGDSYAGEWKHGVRDGQGEFHSANGDTYQGEWKDGERSGKGTFLNANGDKYVGFWKNDKPQGQGTFIWAGGDRYVGEYDKGNPVSGWYYYADGSKERFPSEITAPQE
- a CDS encoding PAS domain S-box protein — protein: MRAIRNMSIRWKLTAAILLNSVLVLIIAVSAFRIMERTELCHRVLADDARMVEIAAVFYKDKIVFNRSSGGNPMLDKLMAMPRIYSVRVTDQAGEIVVHFKREGVSLDGDDVAAVARRITDGVRVVGRITVHFSNNELFAAPGHFKMMSGIILLIGIAIAFPIAVTLQEVISRRMIRITRRISAMSESGNYETPLEDPVHNDEISDLIRAFNKLIGQVNDRGRQLQQQQQHLEEMVYQRSQEILEKNRTLEVEVKDRTHIERKLRQLNQELEQRVAHRTAALSEHVARLEELSEQLARERNLFIEGPVVVWRWSAEQDWSPEYISDNVRQFGWTAEELLDEPGCFWSILENQDVARVRNLFSFYQQSSARYFEVDYRVVCPDGETRWVYTFVSLVRDEVGLVLHYDGYMLDITERKHMAAALSRSEKRFRLVLEAINEGLWDLDLKQNSLYLGPRWYDMFGYSKTDILHTQEGWTAIIADEYRAMVLKEYDRHLEGLTAGFECEYPCKMKNGQMKWVMHRGRVVERDAHGSALRMVGTFTDITRQKQIELEISLQRSLMASMINSIPDVIAYKDMQGVYLGCNPAFNQLVGRSWDTVIGQTNEGLFEPELAQIFNEAECEMHQVKSPVIREHQVRYPDGTVALLSMMRTPYLGPGGDVIGLVIIARDVTGEREAEKELALKQAQLVHSGRLAALGEMSTAIAHELGQPLQIIKTSSEIMAEDLRDNLFNHDHFQSMLEKTIRQVDRAVMIIRNVRSFARQDTDRTFEPKTNLALPVRDAVSFFCEQFKDHGIKLELDIHDDVLPLRISPQKFQQVVVNLLSNARYAVTRRAEDEPSLAKCIWVRLWSEQEGGTSPIVMLEIEDNGTGMSEEDRERCMDPFYTTKPVGQGTGLGLSILHGIVHEFGGHCEIRSQLGKGTCFRVMAPVDDVNGRWSNRMKQWSDRAENEF
- a CDS encoding aminopeptidase P family protein; translation: MTIYTDENPLFLADELANRMQRLRAQLTIHDPEWKQAAIMGRTNVFYLTGTIQSGVVWIPRDDEAEFMVRRSFERARHESPFPKITPMRSFRALAEQKRHVGTRIYVETRQLSLDYFELFNKYFGFTDIRSINPVFDLVRAVKSTTELTYLRQAGAIHKHVFEDLLPDMLQEGMSEAELTADLMQTMIRQGHQGVSRVQAFNSELFLGQICFGTSSMWGNIFDSPGGVRGFSAAVPLAGSTSRTLQAGDIVSVDTGCNFNGYHTDKTVTACFNGRMSQYASDAHQQCIDIQNKAASMLRPGAIPETIYRDSLAHCPESFLRIFMGTGSDQVRFLGHGVGLAIDEWPALAKGFTVPLQENMVIALEPKAWIPHEGMVGTENTFIVTANGGELIT
- a CDS encoding ABC transporter permease; the encoded protein is MSTEKNLQLEKNDSDLCLHLTGEWEQLATIPDLPDVDLDGITTLSFDTTKLGAWNSCLPVFLVKVAAYCETHHLIPNYSSLPEGVIGLYRLATTVEERQGARRTQIKSGWVNRLGQATVKHLDAVKDIVTFVGEFAMAFGRMCLGRATFRRVDFLEALSESGPQALGIVTLISVLVGTILAFLGAVQLKMFGAEIYIADLVGIGMMREMGALMTAIIMTGRTGAAFAARLGTMQVNEEIDALKTLAFNPMEFLVLPRVLAMCIMIPLLTIYANILGILGGAAVGVGMLNLTPVQYYIETQSSMGLTSMAAGLIKSIVFGIIVAMAGCMNGIRCGRSALAVGEATTNAVVSGIVAVIVADSLLNILYIVTGF
- a CDS encoding MCE family protein, producing MSKKVNPTLVGTFVLGAVALAVASVIVFGGGSLLDKKHKIVLCFSESIDGLDIGSPVSFMGVRIGSVASIELIVDGDDGDVFMRPVTISVEANRVTYIGNKADRTSPEEGLEMLIQNKGLRAQLASQSMLTGKLKIQLAFHPETPVKRRNIPSPYMEMPTIPSTAATIKNTIEQLPIDAVMNDMRQTLNGINQLVNDAAAKAILTNLNTTLIQLDQTLTTASSFMCGASNAIETLSQSIAPIMLQSEHSIDTLNNALTNATEFMVSMNTKAGPFLDSVTIMADKLNGMMDVQSPMRHAVLNSLQELQRTLRSFGDLTSYLERHPESIIQGKK
- a CDS encoding antitermination protein NusG; translated protein: MRHMGLHDDCTRYAPEGELCVPQESEQWLVVHCRPRCEKKAAYFMVEAGFLVYLPLQHSIRVYGKRERVFMKPLFPGYVFAVVPVDKKYYIRQNQYVANVIEVYQQDVFVRQLNDLKKAVESDSIVEVLPFLCEGEVVKVLSGPFKGLEGPIITIKGKTRVVISLEMIQQSVSFEVDVSQIAPLSL
- a CDS encoding acylneuraminate cytidylyltransferase, which codes for MEFLTIIPARGGSRGIPGKNIRDVAGQPLIAWTIQAAQQAKQTHHIVVSTDDQAIAETARQYGAEVIMRPAELAGDSASSESALIHAVESWTVQHGYRPDGILFLQCTSPLTAPEDMDAVISKISEEQADCALTVTPFHYFLWKNEKEQAVGINHHAGVRPLRQEREPQFIETGAAYAMKTDGFLENKHRFFGRIALVEMPAERVLEIDDPPDLERADYLLRLRAPSKSGLPTPCRGVVFDFDGVFTDNSVYVDENGRESVRCHRGDGMGITQLKKSGIPILVLSSEENPIVTHRCKKLNIECIHHCANKWPVLKEWAKKQAIDIRQIAYVGNDINDIECLQKAGCGVAVADAAESAKQAADIILIHNGGHGAVREMCDLIRQQF